In Paenibacillus algicola, a genomic segment contains:
- the cuyB gene encoding cysteate racemase, with translation MDNKKLGVIGGMGPQATSVFFEKVIEHTAANNDQEHIDMVILNHTGLPDRTQVIQKGNKEDFLEAISGDLRLLEMAGVHHIAIPCNTSHYFFEDMQRMTSIPLIHMVDETMKQVQQRFGAGSKVGILATNGTISSGIYRLSAEKYGLELHEPKEELQQLAMEIIYDDVKGNKDVSPAKLEALIHTLVYEQQCRAVILACTELSCITLTEFYRECAIDAMDVLVERSIILSGKTLTR, from the coding sequence ATGGACAATAAAAAACTGGGCGTGATCGGCGGCATGGGTCCTCAAGCCACCTCGGTTTTTTTCGAAAAGGTGATTGAGCATACCGCAGCGAATAACGATCAAGAGCATATCGATATGGTCATTCTGAACCATACCGGACTTCCGGACCGAACCCAGGTCATTCAGAAAGGCAACAAGGAGGATTTCCTGGAGGCGATTTCCGGTGATCTCAGGCTGCTGGAAATGGCAGGAGTGCATCATATTGCGATTCCATGCAACACCTCCCATTATTTCTTCGAGGATATGCAGAGGATGACCTCGATCCCGCTCATTCATATGGTTGACGAGACGATGAAGCAGGTGCAGCAGCGGTTCGGGGCAGGCAGCAAAGTCGGCATTCTGGCGACCAATGGCACGATATCCAGTGGAATATACCGCCTTAGCGCGGAGAAATACGGTCTGGAGCTTCATGAGCCGAAGGAAGAGCTGCAGCAGCTGGCCATGGAAATTATTTATGATGACGTTAAGGGAAACAAAGATGTAAGTCCGGCCAAGCTGGAAGCACTCATCCATACACTTGTTTACGAGCAGCAGTGCCGCGCCGTAATTCTTGCCTGTACAGAGCTGTCCTGTATTACGCTCACGGAATTTTACCGGGAATGTGCCATAGATGCCATGGATGTGCTGGTGGAACGTTCCATTATTTTGTCTGGCAAGACGCTGACGCGTTAA
- a CDS encoding UDP-N-acetylmuramoyl-L-alanyl-D-glutamate--2,6-diaminopimelate ligase, giving the protein MHRLAVWNYIYRKGLYALILSFVLQDLAFERIQGDLNQEVSSVAFDSREVMPGAIFVAISGFTVDGHRYIPAAIAQGASVIVAEQPVELPLSAPSALTLLQVQDTRDALARISANFYGRPTEKLNMVGITGTNGKTSISYFIKSILDQAGQSSGIIGTIGTLIGEELRKNKNTTPEALYLQQSFAEMAQRGIDTCVMEVSSHALSLKRVAYSSFHTGIFTNLTPDHLELHRSMEEYFEAKAMLFDMTSRCNIINADDPYGALLIQRLRTRPAALLTYGLEQDADIYADNISYAIDATRFTAHTPAGSIELEVRLPGSIYVLNSLAALAWAYASGIPLETAKAGIQAVEGIKGRMEVVYRDDHNTVIVDFAHTEDSLEKVLSTLRPYAKSRIILVFGVYAAPGKLGLDKRRAMGRVAAQHADFSVITSDNPKDQDPDAIIADIAAAMQEHQGSFKGMVDRKEAIEYALALAEKDDIVLITGKGHETSQIIGTTEIPFHEAQIVNDFKKRQLLNHGQ; this is encoded by the coding sequence ATGCACAGACTGGCTGTGTGGAACTACATATATAGAAAGGGGCTGTATGCCTTGATACTATCCTTCGTCCTTCAGGACTTGGCTTTTGAGCGGATCCAGGGCGACTTGAACCAGGAAGTCAGCAGCGTCGCCTTTGACTCACGTGAAGTGATGCCGGGCGCCATCTTTGTGGCTATATCCGGATTTACTGTCGATGGACACCGATATATTCCAGCAGCGATCGCTCAGGGCGCTTCCGTCATTGTGGCCGAGCAGCCGGTAGAGCTCCCGCTCTCCGCTCCGTCCGCCCTCACGCTGCTGCAGGTACAGGATACGCGGGATGCGCTGGCGCGGATCTCCGCCAACTTCTATGGCCGGCCGACCGAGAAGCTCAATATGGTAGGAATCACCGGCACAAATGGCAAAACCTCGATCAGCTATTTTATCAAATCCATCCTGGATCAAGCCGGTCAATCCTCCGGCATCATCGGGACGATCGGAACGCTGATCGGTGAGGAGCTCCGAAAGAACAAGAATACGACCCCTGAGGCATTGTATTTGCAGCAATCCTTTGCGGAGATGGCCCAGCGCGGCATTGATACCTGTGTCATGGAGGTATCCTCCCACGCCCTGAGCCTGAAACGGGTAGCTTACAGCTCGTTTCACACCGGCATATTTACCAATTTGACGCCGGATCATCTGGAGCTTCACCGCAGTATGGAGGAATATTTCGAAGCGAAGGCCATGCTGTTCGACATGACCTCCCGCTGCAACATTATTAATGCGGATGATCCATACGGCGCCCTTTTAATCCAGAGACTGCGCACTCGGCCTGCAGCCCTGTTGACCTATGGCCTGGAGCAGGACGCTGATATTTACGCCGACAATATTTCCTATGCGATTGACGCCACGCGCTTTACTGCGCACACCCCTGCCGGCTCCATTGAGCTGGAGGTCCGCCTGCCGGGCAGCATTTATGTGCTGAACAGCCTTGCGGCCCTGGCGTGGGCGTATGCCAGCGGAATCCCACTGGAAACGGCCAAGGCGGGAATTCAGGCCGTAGAAGGCATTAAGGGCCGCATGGAGGTCGTCTACCGGGATGACCATAACACCGTGATTGTGGATTTCGCTCATACTGAAGATAGCCTGGAAAAGGTGCTCTCCACGCTTCGCCCCTATGCCAAGAGCCGCATTATCCTCGTCTTCGGTGTTTATGCCGCACCCGGAAAGCTGGGGCTGGACAAGCGCCGCGCAATGGGACGAGTCGCTGCACAGCATGCGGATTTCTCGGTCATTACCTCCGATAATCCGAAGGATCAGGATCCGGATGCCATTATTGCAGACATAGCTGCTGCGATGCAGGAGCATCAGGGCTCCTTTAAAGGGATGGTGGACCGCAAAGAAGCGATTGAATATGCGCTTGCCTTAGCTGAAAAAGACGATATTGTGCTAATTACCGGAAAAGGCCACGAAACCTCCCAGATTATCGGTACGACTGAAATTCCTTTTCACGAGGCACAGATTGTGAATGATTTTAAAAAGAGGCAGCTGTTGAACCATGGACAATAA
- a CDS encoding sensor histidine kinase: protein MAVPLKDLSDFVMGSSFAFIALVMLFCLLFLPRHTRTSWLALTLVVGSCGVLLMTYSPFLYTYYESYSRLWVTAFDAALFTLLPSMTFYFVKIYGPGPYRLTSRLLMFQTLYSLLCAVFLMIMTLSGTDYDGIYYFFTVYLLGMMMILQVLYLVGLSILSAIRKNKDAYIFSAGFMLLAGGALTDLLLFYASGRGHQFVYWKWGVLAFILSLMIMLGRKFIRGHDQVVQYSKELEMFNNELQRSEKMEIISELAASVAHEVRNPLQVTRGFMQLLAEKSEEGQKEYLNLALKELDRASGIITDFLTFAKPELEQVTVLNLAEELRHVTGILNPLANLSGGVIQLEVSKGVYIAGNASKLKQAVINLVKNSIEALEGEGVIKIRVFKDKEYAVISIRDNGVGMDMQELSRLGEPYFSNKTKGTGLGLMVTFRIIEAMQGKIHFTSHKGIGTEAVIQIPLASNK from the coding sequence ATGGCCGTGCCCCTGAAAGACCTGAGCGACTTCGTAATGGGGAGCTCGTTTGCTTTTATTGCACTCGTGATGCTGTTTTGCCTGCTGTTTCTGCCAAGGCATACCCGGACGAGCTGGCTTGCATTAACCCTGGTGGTCGGCTCCTGCGGTGTACTGCTCATGACGTATTCACCATTCTTATACACCTATTATGAATCGTATTCCCGGTTGTGGGTGACGGCTTTCGATGCGGCACTGTTTACGCTGCTGCCTTCCATGACCTTTTATTTCGTAAAAATATACGGTCCCGGTCCATACCGGCTTACCAGCCGCCTGCTCATGTTCCAGACACTATATTCCTTGCTGTGCGCGGTTTTTTTGATGATCATGACGCTTTCCGGTACTGATTATGATGGAATCTACTACTTTTTTACCGTCTACCTGCTGGGCATGATGATGATCCTCCAGGTGCTGTACCTGGTGGGACTAAGCATTTTATCTGCCATCCGCAAGAATAAGGACGCCTACATTTTCTCCGCGGGCTTTATGCTGCTCGCCGGAGGAGCGCTTACGGATCTGCTGCTGTTTTATGCTTCTGGCCGCGGTCATCAATTTGTGTACTGGAAGTGGGGCGTTCTTGCGTTCATCCTGTCGCTGATGATTATGCTTGGCCGTAAATTTATTCGTGGACATGATCAGGTGGTGCAGTATTCCAAGGAGCTGGAGATGTTCAACAATGAGCTGCAGCGATCCGAGAAGATGGAGATTATAAGCGAGCTCGCGGCTTCCGTCGCGCATGAGGTCAGAAATCCGTTGCAGGTGACACGAGGCTTTATGCAGCTCCTCGCCGAGAAATCGGAAGAAGGGCAAAAAGAGTATCTGAACCTGGCTCTGAAGGAGCTGGACCGGGCTTCAGGAATTATTACCGATTTCCTTACCTTTGCCAAGCCTGAGCTGGAGCAGGTGACCGTGCTGAATCTGGCAGAGGAGCTGCGCCATGTTACGGGAATCCTGAATCCGCTCGCTAATTTGAGCGGGGGCGTCATTCAACTGGAGGTCTCCAAGGGAGTATACATTGCCGGTAATGCCTCCAAGCTGAAGCAGGCGGTCATCAATCTCGTGAAGAACAGTATTGAGGCTCTGGAGGGCGAGGGCGTGATCAAGATCCGGGTGTTTAAGGATAAGGAGTATGCGGTCATCTCCATCCGGGACAATGGGGTCGGCATGGATATGCAGGAGCTGTCCCGCCTGGGCGAGCCGTATTTCTCCAACAAGACCAAAGGGACCGGGCTGGGACTTATGGTGACCTTCCGCATTATTGAAGCCATGCAGGGAAAAATCCATTTTACCAGCCATAAAGGCATCGGGACGGAAGCGGTCATTCAGATTCCGCTGGCTTCAAATAAATGA
- a CDS encoding sensor histidine kinase: MGMVAGAEIALSHASTQVNVSSWSISWTTSDGTPPSRPPTDLPEEAWRPYGLTSPESSQLNAVWIRLQVPELQGSPQGILLENLQGKRMTIFAANHIIYKANYNYQLNQILFPLQSALSGQYMYMWLETDNPNLRLEERVQFGDFQHLFNEFLRSSLDDIILGSTLLFMSAIMLVWSFFTNRRYRLHVLSLALVILSAGVLVFTYSPFLYTVFEHKEELFTRLYDLALLVLLPSFSLFFETVFGSGYRGWLRTMRRLQTGYSLFCLLFMSLNMLSQGRYDEWYYVLTAKALGMMMMVQLAVLVFSSIMFAVRGSREAVIFSVGLCLFAGISLGELFRFYMSGGEYTLMYWKWGAAGFVVVLIMILGRIFTQNHEQVIQYSRELKMFNQELQRSEKMEIISELAASVAHEVRNPLQVTRGFLQLISGKSRPEEREYLNLALVELDRASGIITDFLTFAKPESGRTSVLRVLDEFTHIEGILTPLAHLHGSKITVDIPTDLWIRGNSSKFKQALINIVKNSIEAIQEEGMIHIQAYRRNQVIYILIRDNGEGMKEEELVRLGEPYFSNKSKGTGLGLMVTFRIIEAMEGQIQYSSKKGVGTEALITLPAAVS, translated from the coding sequence ATGGGAATGGTGGCTGGTGCAGAGATTGCATTGAGTCATGCTTCGACACAAGTAAACGTGTCCTCCTGGAGCATCTCGTGGACCACCTCTGACGGCACTCCTCCCTCCAGACCGCCGACAGACCTCCCTGAGGAGGCATGGAGACCTTACGGCTTGACTTCGCCTGAATCCTCACAGCTGAATGCTGTCTGGATCCGGCTTCAGGTTCCAGAGCTGCAAGGGAGCCCCCAGGGCATTCTGCTGGAGAATCTTCAGGGCAAGCGAATGACCATTTTTGCAGCTAATCATATCATTTACAAAGCGAACTATAACTATCAGCTCAATCAAATCCTCTTTCCGCTGCAATCTGCGCTGTCCGGCCAATATATGTATATGTGGCTGGAGACCGACAACCCCAACCTCCGCCTGGAGGAGCGTGTGCAGTTCGGAGATTTTCAGCATTTGTTTAACGAGTTTCTGAGGAGCAGTCTGGACGACATTATTCTTGGCAGCACGCTGCTCTTTATGTCCGCTATTATGCTCGTCTGGAGCTTTTTTACGAATCGGCGTTACCGGCTTCATGTGCTGTCCCTCGCTCTAGTCATTCTTTCCGCCGGGGTGCTGGTCTTTACGTACTCTCCCTTCCTTTACACCGTCTTTGAGCATAAAGAAGAGCTCTTTACCCGCCTTTATGATCTGGCTTTGCTAGTTCTGCTGCCTTCCTTCAGCTTGTTTTTCGAGACGGTGTTCGGCTCGGGCTACCGTGGATGGCTGCGGACCATGCGCCGGCTGCAAACAGGCTATTCCTTGTTCTGTCTGCTGTTTATGTCCCTCAATATGCTCTCTCAAGGCCGGTACGATGAGTGGTATTATGTCCTGACTGCCAAAGCGCTCGGCATGATGATGATGGTTCAGCTCGCCGTGCTGGTGTTCAGCTCTATTATGTTTGCGGTGCGGGGAAGCCGGGAAGCGGTCATTTTCAGTGTGGGGCTGTGTCTGTTTGCCGGCATCAGCCTGGGAGAGCTGTTTCGCTTTTATATGAGTGGCGGCGAATATACACTGATGTATTGGAAGTGGGGGGCCGCGGGATTTGTGGTCGTGCTGATCATGATCCTGGGCAGGATTTTTACGCAGAACCATGAGCAGGTTATTCAGTATTCCAGAGAGCTCAAGATGTTCAATCAGGAGCTGCAGCGTTCGGAGAAAATGGAGATTATTAGTGAGTTGGCCGCATCGGTAGCCCATGAGGTCCGCAACCCGCTTCAAGTAACAAGAGGCTTTCTGCAGCTGATCAGCGGTAAGTCACGGCCGGAGGAGCGGGAGTATTTGAATCTGGCTCTGGTGGAGCTGGACCGGGCTTCCGGAATTATTACGGACTTTCTGACCTTTGCCAAGCCCGAAAGCGGCCGGACCTCGGTTCTCCGTGTACTGGATGAGTTCACTCATATTGAGGGCATTCTAACCCCGCTGGCCCATCTGCATGGCAGCAAAATTACCGTGGACATTCCGACCGATCTGTGGATTCGGGGGAATTCCTCCAAATTCAAGCAGGCGCTGATCAACATTGTGAAGAATAGCATTGAGGCGATCCAGGAGGAAGGAATGATTCATATTCAGGCCTATCGCCGGAATCAGGTCATATATATTCTCATTCGGGATAATGGCGAGGGGATGAAGGAGGAGGAGCTGGTCCGGCTGGGCGAGCCGTATTTCTCTAATAAGAGCAAGGGCACCGGGCTGGGGCTCATGGTCACCTTCCGGATTATTGAAGCGATGGAAGGACAAATTCAATATAGCAGCAAAAAAGGAGTGGGAACCGAAGCCTTGATTACTCTTCCTGCCGCGGTTAGCTAG
- a CDS encoding NHLP leader peptide family RiPP precursor, which yields MTTEAIFQTQLIQKAWEDPSFKAKLLADPRSAIKEALGVWIPDHIQVRTVEENSNEFYLVIPPNPSGVIKSEAKEKAMW from the coding sequence ATGACGACAGAAGCCATCTTTCAAACACAATTGATCCAGAAAGCATGGGAGGATCCAAGCTTTAAGGCGAAGCTGCTGGCAGATCCGAGATCCGCGATCAAGGAAGCGCTTGGTGTCTGGATTCCCGACCACATTCAGGTAAGAACCGTGGAAGAGAACTCTAATGAGTTCTACCTGGTTATTCCGCCGAATCCTTCCGGAGTGATCAAGTCGGAAGCCAAAGAAAAGGCAATGTGGTAA
- a CDS encoding class 1 isoprenoid biosynthesis enzyme has product MKWLETYEKDLTEVFAACEKTISQFPFPLHETGLHYLSKFNVFEQESAKNYICYLLPFWLQDSTRLTPSLYRTLSSANIFGMLYFFIQDDIMDSSAESAPPVSFRTQLLLANLFYNEFMRLYRGLFPAESPFWSYFDLYLREWCDGVGFEQEGREFHINPLYIAKKASPVKLGSTAVLLLAGQEEQIPETSDILDVVLVTLQMMDDWADWEQDLADGSYNCLLSLIRSERQLPPDSALGHTEVQQAVYHQQALTRYTDIAIANHQRLQDIPSTLPHLIDFHSTLVQQLHEESENIESGRQLLQHGGLNFILSTLSKK; this is encoded by the coding sequence ATGAAATGGCTGGAAACCTATGAAAAGGACCTGACGGAAGTGTTTGCAGCATGTGAGAAGACCATATCCCAGTTTCCTTTTCCACTCCATGAGACAGGCCTCCATTATTTGAGCAAATTCAACGTGTTTGAACAGGAAAGCGCCAAGAATTACATTTGTTATCTGCTCCCCTTCTGGCTTCAAGACTCTACCAGGCTTACCCCATCCCTGTACCGCACTTTATCCTCAGCCAACATTTTCGGCATGCTTTATTTCTTCATTCAGGATGATATTATGGACAGCTCTGCCGAGTCCGCTCCTCCTGTAAGCTTTCGTACCCAGCTGCTGCTCGCCAATCTGTTCTACAATGAATTCATGAGACTGTACCGCGGTCTGTTTCCGGCAGAGAGCCCCTTCTGGAGCTACTTTGATCTCTACCTTCGAGAATGGTGTGATGGGGTTGGGTTTGAACAGGAGGGCCGGGAATTTCACATCAATCCGCTGTATATTGCCAAGAAAGCGTCTCCTGTCAAGCTGGGGAGCACAGCCGTGCTGCTGCTGGCCGGTCAGGAGGAACAGATCCCGGAAACCTCTGACATTCTGGATGTCGTTCTGGTCACACTGCAGATGATGGATGACTGGGCTGACTGGGAACAGGATCTGGCCGATGGCAGCTATAATTGCCTGCTCTCCCTGATCCGCTCCGAGCGGCAGCTGCCCCCAGATTCCGCTCTAGGACACACCGAAGTGCAGCAGGCTGTCTATCATCAGCAGGCTCTAACCCGCTATACAGACATTGCGATCGCCAATCATCAGCGCCTGCAGGATATCCCTTCCACCCTTCCACATCTGATTGATTTCCACAGCACGCTGGTCCAGCAGCTTCATGAGGAGTCGGAAAACATCGAATCCGGTCGGCAGCTGCTGCAGCATGGAGGTCTGAATTTTATTTTGTCTACTTTATCCAAAAAGTAA
- a CDS encoding potassium/proton antiporter: MLNFVDSVIISAALLLLTGVLTTKFSSRFGMPALVIFIVIGMVLSRYIYYDDAEITQLVGVFALIVILFQGGMQTDFREIKPVIGPALSLATLGVLLTTVVIGISASFILGLPLAEGLLIGAIVGSTDAAAVFSVLGGLNLKQRIKATLEAESGSNDPMAVFLTVSLIEWIQGSEAGILGMVLSFIREMGLGMIVGVLLGMLSVYVINRINFDSSGLYPVMAMGFAVLTYGLAETVMSSGLLAVYVMALVVGNTELTYRRTILAFNQGFAWMMQIVMFVLLGLLVFPYQLSDIAWEGLLLSLLLIGVARPVGVMASLLFTSFPFSEKLLVAWAGLRGAVPIVLATYPILAGFTNGQMFFNVVFFVVLTSAIIQGTTIAPLAKMLRLVNPDPLLQSSQLELYALGKGKAEINHIQVQKHMSVIGKEIQELALPDDILFTAIIRGDQILTPRGSTVIQEGDTLYVMCSKAKRQQMRNMLGVGTSAYNKHS; this comes from the coding sequence GTGCTAAACTTTGTGGATTCCGTCATTATTTCAGCGGCACTGCTGCTGCTGACCGGTGTGCTGACGACTAAATTTTCTTCACGCTTCGGCATGCCGGCGCTGGTCATTTTTATTGTCATCGGCATGGTCTTAAGCCGCTACATCTACTATGATGATGCGGAGATTACCCAACTGGTCGGGGTGTTTGCGTTGATCGTTATTCTGTTTCAGGGCGGGATGCAGACGGATTTCAGAGAGATTAAGCCGGTCATTGGACCGGCATTGTCTTTGGCTACACTAGGGGTGCTTCTGACTACGGTCGTCATCGGAATCAGCGCGTCCTTCATTCTGGGGCTGCCCCTTGCTGAGGGACTGCTGATCGGCGCGATTGTAGGGTCTACAGATGCGGCAGCTGTATTCTCCGTACTGGGCGGACTGAACTTGAAGCAGAGAATCAAGGCGACGCTGGAAGCCGAGTCGGGCAGCAATGACCCGATGGCGGTATTTTTGACGGTATCTCTGATTGAATGGATTCAAGGCTCAGAGGCCGGCATTCTCGGTATGGTCCTGTCCTTTATCCGGGAAATGGGTCTCGGCATGATCGTTGGAGTGCTGCTTGGCATGCTGTCCGTCTACGTGATTAACCGGATTAATTTTGACTCCTCTGGCTTATATCCTGTCATGGCGATGGGCTTTGCTGTCCTGACCTACGGGCTGGCCGAGACGGTGATGAGCAGCGGACTTCTGGCAGTATATGTGATGGCCCTCGTTGTCGGTAATACCGAGCTGACCTACCGCCGCACGATTCTTGCCTTTAATCAAGGCTTCGCCTGGATGATGCAGATTGTCATGTTCGTGCTGCTGGGCCTCCTCGTATTTCCCTATCAGCTATCGGATATTGCCTGGGAAGGGCTGCTGTTGTCCCTGCTTCTTATTGGTGTCGCCCGGCCGGTCGGAGTTATGGCCAGTCTGCTGTTTACCTCTTTTCCTTTCAGCGAGAAGCTGCTGGTAGCCTGGGCGGGACTGCGGGGTGCAGTTCCGATTGTGCTTGCTACCTATCCGATTCTGGCGGGATTTACGAATGGGCAAATGTTCTTTAATGTTGTCTTTTTCGTTGTGCTCACCTCAGCTATCATTCAGGGCACAACCATTGCTCCATTAGCGAAGATGCTGCGGCTCGTCAATCCGGATCCTCTGCTGCAGTCCTCGCAGCTGGAGCTGTACGCTCTGGGCAAGGGGAAGGCTGAAATCAATCATATTCAGGTGCAGAAGCATATGAGTGTGATTGGCAAAGAGATTCAGGAGCTGGCATTGCCGGACGATATCCTGTTTACCGCGATCATTCGAGGGGATCAGATTCTGACTCCCAGGGGCAGCACCGTGATTCAGGAGGGTGACACGCTATATGTCATGTGCTCCAAAGCGAAGCGTCAGCAGATGAGAAATATGCTCGGAGTAGGGACGTCTGCGTATAACAAACATTCATAA
- a CDS encoding Dps family protein: protein MNPTQENRTNAALQNQLNTQLANWSVLGVKLHAYHWFVKGPQFFTLHKKFEELYGAAAGYTDELAERLLAIGGTPAASMSQYLQLASVKEYSGPMTAEEMTADLASDFRTIAAQLSAGIVEAGQEGDEPSGDLLTGMKAEVEKQAWMLESFSGR from the coding sequence ATGAACCCTACTCAAGAGAATCGTACGAACGCTGCATTGCAGAATCAGCTGAACACCCAGCTCGCGAACTGGAGTGTGCTTGGTGTTAAGCTGCATGCTTACCACTGGTTTGTGAAAGGGCCGCAGTTCTTTACACTGCATAAGAAGTTTGAGGAGCTGTACGGTGCGGCAGCTGGATACACGGATGAATTGGCAGAACGGCTGCTGGCGATTGGCGGAACTCCTGCAGCATCCATGAGTCAGTACCTGCAGCTGGCTTCTGTCAAGGAGTACAGCGGACCGATGACGGCAGAAGAGATGACAGCAGACCTGGCATCAGATTTTCGCACTATTGCAGCCCAGCTGAGCGCGGGGATCGTTGAAGCTGGGCAGGAGGGGGACGAGCCCTCTGGTGATCTGCTGACTGGGATGAAGGCGGAAGTAGAGAAGCAGGCCTGGATGCTGGAGTCCTTCTCCGGGCGTTAA
- the queF gene encoding preQ(1) synthase has translation MAGRQHNEMEDLTLLGNQGTRYTFEYDPGILETFENKHPYRDYMVKFNCPEFTSLCPITGQPDFATIYISYIPDIKMVESKALKLYLFSFRNHGDFHEDCVNIIMNDLIKLMDPRYIEVWGKFTPRGGISIDPYCNYGKPGTSFEQMAAHRLMNHDMYPEKIDNR, from the coding sequence ATGGCTGGAAGACAGCATAATGAAATGGAAGACTTGACGCTTCTGGGTAATCAGGGAACCCGGTATACCTTTGAGTACGATCCCGGGATCCTGGAAACCTTCGAGAACAAGCACCCTTACCGGGACTACATGGTTAAATTCAACTGTCCCGAATTTACAAGCCTGTGCCCGATTACAGGACAGCCGGATTTCGCAACCATATATATCAGCTATATTCCGGACATCAAAATGGTCGAGAGCAAAGCATTGAAGCTGTACCTGTTCAGCTTCCGCAACCATGGCGATTTCCATGAGGATTGCGTCAACATTATCATGAATGATCTGATTAAGCTGATGGATCCCCGCTACATTGAGGTATGGGGGAAATTCACGCCACGAGGCGGCATTTCGATCGATCCGTATTGCAACTACGGAAAGCCGGGTACCTCCTTCGAGCAGATGGCTGCCCACCGATTGATGAATCATGACATGTATCCCGAAAAAATAGACAATCGCTAA
- the queE gene encoding 7-carboxy-7-deazaguanine synthase QueE: MSSMLEAYKNQTSSEAVVRPVPVLEVFGPTVQGEGMVIGRKTMFVRTAGCDYRCSWCDSAFTWDGSAKDSIALLSPEDIWEELYRLGGERFDHVTISGGNPALLPQLGSLVDLLHSRGITVALETQGSRWQPWLSDIDEITLSPKPPSSRMDTDWNILDDVVSRLSAREPGRSFSLKVVVFDDRDLSYAKTVHERYPNVPFYIQAGNPDVSTTNQTAHVADLLLRYEQLIEAVMASDRLNDVRVLPQLHTLVWSNKRGV; this comes from the coding sequence ATGAGTAGCATGCTGGAAGCCTATAAGAACCAGACTTCTTCGGAAGCTGTCGTCCGTCCGGTGCCCGTTCTGGAGGTGTTCGGACCTACCGTGCAGGGCGAAGGCATGGTGATCGGCCGCAAAACGATGTTTGTCCGCACCGCAGGCTGCGATTATCGCTGCTCCTGGTGTGACTCCGCCTTCACGTGGGACGGCTCTGCCAAGGACAGCATTGCCTTGTTGTCACCCGAGGATATTTGGGAAGAGCTCTACCGTCTTGGCGGAGAACGGTTCGATCATGTGACCATCTCCGGCGGCAATCCCGCACTGCTGCCGCAGCTCGGTTCCCTGGTGGATCTCCTGCACAGCCGCGGCATTACCGTTGCTTTGGAGACGCAAGGCTCGCGCTGGCAGCCATGGCTATCTGACATCGACGAGATCACCCTGTCTCCTAAGCCTCCCAGCTCTCGAATGGATACCGACTGGAATATTCTGGATGACGTTGTATCCCGATTGTCTGCGCGAGAGCCCGGCCGAAGCTTCAGCCTGAAGGTCGTCGTCTTTGATGACCGGGATTTGTCTTATGCCAAAACCGTGCATGAGCGCTATCCCAACGTCCCCTTCTATATCCAGGCCGGAAATCCGGACGTCAGCACGACGAATCAGACAGCGCATGTCGCAGATTTACTGCTCCGCTATGAACAGCTGATTGAAGCCGTAATGGCTTCTGACCGGCTGAATGATGTACGCGTGCTTCCCCAGCTGCACACGCTGGTATGGAGCAACAAACGCGGCGTATAA
- the queD gene encoding 6-carboxytetrahydropterin synthase QueD yields the protein MKHQPGTFRIVEQLQKYGEDIGAGQLRYHQKRVLVSKEFTFDAAHHLHAYEGKCKNLHGHTYKVVFGISGTPDQVGITVDFGQIKDIWKTKIEPYLDHQYLNETLPPMNTTAENMVVWLYEQMALALSSQAAFQQQAMRTEFVRLYETPTSYAEVRREWMEDE from the coding sequence ATGAAGCATCAGCCCGGAACCTTTCGGATTGTAGAGCAGCTGCAGAAATATGGCGAGGACATTGGTGCCGGACAGCTTCGCTATCACCAGAAGCGCGTTCTGGTATCCAAGGAATTCACCTTTGATGCCGCCCATCATCTCCACGCCTATGAAGGCAAGTGCAAAAATTTGCACGGCCACACGTACAAAGTCGTATTCGGCATCTCCGGTACACCGGATCAAGTCGGAATCACCGTTGATTTCGGTCAGATCAAGGATATATGGAAGACGAAGATCGAGCCATACTTGGACCATCAATATTTGAATGAAACATTGCCGCCAATGAATACTACGGCAGAGAATATGGTCGTCTGGCTGTATGAGCAGATGGCTCTTGCACTCTCGTCCCAGGCTGCCTTCCAGCAGCAGGCCATGCGCACGGAATTCGTGCGGCTGTATGAGACGCCTACCAGCTACGCCGAGGTCAGACGGGAGTGGATGGAGGATGAGTAG